TAAAGGTATGCAGCCTCAAGAAGCTTCTCTTAAAGTAATTCAAGATCTTCAGGATCTTTTACTCAAAGTTGTTGTCACCAACAAGAAGAATTATAACAATCACAAGCCTGATGATGTAGCAACAACAATAAGGAGGCTAGAATCTAAGTTAAATTCTAAACCAGGGTACCCACAAACATTAGCAATTGGTATTGTTTCTGGAGCTGTGTTTCATATCTTACCTCAAGTTGCTGCTTCAGTTGCTAATATTTGGAATTCTGTTAATTCTTCTCGTCCCTCATGAACAAGAAGATACTATACAACTTGTACTTTTCACCATCACTTGTGATTTTTGTAGCCTTTTATTTTATCTTAATTGATTACCAATAAGATATGATGTTGTGATTTTCTATCATGTTGATGTTAATGTTTTAAATGTTAAGAACACAGCATTTTGTTTGAGAAGTTTAGCTTCTTTGTGGTTCATCCAGTGGCGATTACAGGATTATAATTCAATGTTGggtctttaaatttttttttcagaaCTAAAtatatttgaatgttattttaTTGTTAGTTTACTTTAAAAAACTATAAATTCGAATAATATAAGgggtccgagtagttaaatttTGTGGTTTACTATACACTTTAAAAGAAAAAACTATAAAtccgaaaaatatatggggtcatgcaGTTAAATTTATTGGTGTCCTGTACAATTTTTTGGGTACTTTTTACTAAAAATTTTCGaactagtggtgtcccgtgaccccacgggTCTCTAACTAAAGTCGCCACTGGGTTCATCCTTGATAGCTAATAAGAAGGAAATATGAGAAATGGGTTATGGGTTATGGGTCAAAATTACCTCCTCTCTACTGATGTGGTGTTGGGTACATGAGTTGTGCTAAGATTCTCAGTTTCTTTATATAGAGTTGCTACACCCTATCAATACACAAAAATAGAAGTAACAATAACATGTCAAGCTTCAACATAAGTCTAATTCTTAAAACCTTGTATAATTTCATTCTTAGGTGTTTGGCAGTTCACATGTGGTTAAAAATAGCACGATCGTATAGTTAAACTTGGTTATGTGATTCGCTTGTATCGTGTATGCACCTTCCGGCTCATATCGTAATTTTGGTCTTAATGGATAAGGTAAGAGTCAAACAACGTCTAACATGGTTCTTCCAGCCCATATGTTGCATAATGGATCCTGGGTTTTATTTCGATTCAGTTTGATAACTTGCAAGGAGTAAATGGATAAGGTTTTCAATGTTCATGTACTAATACTTGGTACTAGCGTGAAGTCTAATGATGTGAGATATAAGACACTTCTGACTGCAACAGGGGTTCGTATCAATTATAAGGTAACGACCTTTCTTGGCTCTGTTATCATTTGTTTTTTATCTAATGGTGAAGGTAAAGCTCAATCTTACATATTTCAGTTATGTTAATTTATGATGAATGTGTTGGCTGGAGGGCCTTTGGACCATTTAAACTTGAGGTGGCAAAATTTGTAGGTCAAGGTAACAGGTCTAAACATGCCGGGTTGACCCGAAATACTTTTTGTATGAAGTTCACTTTTCGATAGATGATTTGTGTGCCAAATAGTTTATATGAATGCTAATATAAAAGTTTCTTTGTAGATATTTGTTCCTGCGATAATTTATGCCTTGATGATTTTTAAACCGAAATCACTGATTTCAATCTGACCAAACAGTTTTATGACACCTCAGCTTGACTGTATTCAACATAATGCTGGGAAGTTTTGGCTACCATACTCCAGAGTAAGTTTCTCTTAAATCTATTTCCGACACAATAAAATTTCATAGTTTTGTTAGATATTTATTTCAGCCGCCGTGGTGGAACGTGAACACTTAATTGGAAGAAAACTACTGTATCATCGTATATCCAACACAACAACATTTCATAGTTTTGTTAGAACCTGTAAACATCGTTTAAGAAGATTTTGTTTATGTCTCTTGATTTTTCTTCGTAGAAGAATAAAGTTTTATTTCAATAGTTAATATAGTACTTAACatgatattagttttatttttcatGATGATGCGGCAACCAACTATTGTAAAATTTCATTACGAGATCATGACTTAAACGCAGCACCAATGAATTAGAGTACTTACACGGTAGCAGCTCGATCGATTAAAGTGACGTAAAAATGCCATACTTGGCATGGTCCGTAATGATATCATACATGTTGGCGTGAACATTTAAGAAGAAGATACGCCCTTATGACTACAACGTAGCTACATAAATTCTTAAGATAAGAATTTTGCTTAACAATAAACCTTAGAGCTAACTCCAACTGTGTATTaggtttttttgttgttgttgattaATGTAATTAATAGAACTCAATAACCAATCTCTTAAAGCCTAATCGGTAAATTTAATAAGCAGCAATAGAATTAGAAAGTGCATAGAAATTGGGTCACATCACCACAAATAAGGGAATGTGTCATGCATTATCTCTTTCTGGTCCTCACATTGTTGAAATAAGAATTTTCTAGTAAGTCAAAGTTGATCCAAAGTGGTTCATATGGGTCCATTTTTGGCCATTTCTGAAGCTCAGATCAAAAGACCTATCCACATACTGCAGCTTTTTTGCCCATAAACACATCTCATATTCATATTGCATAATGGGTCGACTAATAAAGTTGATAACATCTTCTTACATTTGGGAATGGTTCAGGCGACGATCTCCCAGTTGGATATCTGGTTTCAAATCCGGTGGAGGAGCTGTTTTTATGCGGTTTAGACCCTTCTTAAGGCAGCTCGGTGTGCTTAGTGTTCGCTAGTGTTTATCCATTGTATGATTGTTGTTGCGGCAATGGTTGCCGTTTTCCCGAATGTTGTCGCTGTTTATTGTTATGTTTAATGTATAATTTAGTACAACCCTTACTTAGGTTTTCGTTGTTAGCTTGTTAGGCATTTACTTTCCTAGTTATTTGTGTTACGCCCTGTTGGTAGGAATTTTGATTTAGGCTTGTATTTTGTGCCGTTTGTTTTAGCTAGGTTTTGGATTCCTTTGTATTCAGTTGTACTTGTTTGAGCTTCGAATTTGTTCTATGTTATCGTttttttacccaaaaaaaaaaaaattaaggtgTGATTTATACATCACTATTTTTTCGCTATAGCATTAAATGTGCCGTAGAGTGTTGTgcaattaaaatattttaaaacgtgtttggtGTTATATGGCTAAAAATGATAGTGTACGGTCAATCCACATACATTAAATTACAATAGTTAATGAATTATTTTGATTAAAAGTGATTTTTATATTATTTCATCTATTACCGGTTATTTGTTGTGAACCCGAATTAGTACGGTTTCTTTGTCCGATTTAAGTCATTAATGATGCAAAGCCAAAGTACATGATAATTTGAAACGGAAGTACCCAATAGCCTGGTTTGTTTATATGGTGTTTCAATACTCTCTTGTTGCTTATGAGTTTCATTGTttcattc
The window above is part of the Rutidosis leptorrhynchoides isolate AG116_Rl617_1_P2 chromosome 1, CSIRO_AGI_Rlap_v1, whole genome shotgun sequence genome. Proteins encoded here:
- the LOC139841612 gene encoding uncharacterized protein; this translates as MVAHYESKGMQPQEASLKVIQDLQDLLLKVVVTNKKNYNNHKPDDVATTIRRLESKLNSKPGYPQTLAIGIVSGAVFHILPQVAASVANIWNSVNSSRPS